From the genome of Anaerolineales bacterium, one region includes:
- a CDS encoding methyltransferase domain-containing protein: MRDEIIDRLIRLNRGFYQTFAASFAETRARLQPGVLRILDDVNASDSILDLGCGNGELARTLARRGHRGVYYGLDSSQALLEIARTDRSHSRAHFIDSDLTESGWSRDLPSPFDRVFAFAVLHHIPGDALRKRILSDVHDLLTSDGKLIMSNWNFPESQRLRKRVLPWSTIGIAKADVDPGDALLDWKRGGRGLRYVHHFSEEELNQLAQAAGFRILDTFYSDGEGGRLGLYQVWEK; the protein is encoded by the coding sequence ATGCGAGACGAGATAATCGACCGTTTGATACGTCTCAACCGAGGATTCTACCAGACCTTCGCCGCCTCCTTCGCCGAGACTCGGGCGCGGTTACAGCCCGGGGTGCTGCGAATCCTGGACGACGTCAACGCCAGCGATTCCATCCTCGACCTGGGATGCGGCAACGGTGAATTGGCGCGCACGCTTGCCCGCCGCGGTCACCGAGGCGTTTACTATGGGCTCGACAGCAGCCAAGCGCTGCTCGAAATCGCCCGTACTGATCGTTCGCATTCCAGGGCACATTTCATCGACTCCGATCTTACCGAATCCGGATGGTCCAGAGACCTGCCTTCGCCCTTCGATCGGGTTTTTGCATTTGCCGTGCTGCATCATATCCCCGGCGACGCCTTGCGAAAGCGGATTCTGAGCGATGTGCACGACCTGCTGACAAGTGACGGCAAATTAATCATGTCCAACTGGAATTTTCCCGAGAGCCAACGCCTTCGAAAACGCGTGCTCCCGTGGTCGACGATTGGGATCGCAAAAGCCGACGTGGACCCAGGAGATGCATTGCTGGATTGGAAGCGCGGCGGACGCGGACTGCGCTACGTGCATCACTTCAGCGAAGAGGAATTGAACCAACTGGCACAGGCAGCGGGATTTCGGATTCTGGACACGTTTTACAGCGACGGCGAAGGTGGCCGGCTGGGGCTTTATCAGGTGTGGGAAAAGTAG